Proteins from one Prevotella sp. E2-28 genomic window:
- a CDS encoding tetratricopeptide repeat protein, with protein sequence MPKERNKADGYREKAYEGDTKAMNNLGVCYERGTGVKVSLELAFEWYMKAAEQGDVYGCFNVGECYYHGKGVEQNTEQAFEWYMKAADKGDMQSQVNVANAYYLGDGVESDHHKAFLWYREAAFQGHVQSQKNCGAAYWNGDGVEKDLSECAFWYELAANGGDAQAQFAIGWFHMTGNGVPVDEKKGLKWIHKATFQGYQPAIDYCKEHGYK encoded by the coding sequence ATGCCCAAGGAACGAAACAAGGCAGATGGCTATCGTGAAAAGGCTTACGAGGGTGACACCAAGGCAATGAACAACCTTGGGGTCTGCTATGAGCGTGGCACAGGCGTAAAAGTCAGCCTTGAACTGGCTTTCGAATGGTATATGAAAGCCGCTGAGCAGGGCGATGTCTATGGCTGCTTCAACGTCGGCGAGTGCTACTATCACGGCAAGGGTGTGGAGCAAAATACAGAGCAAGCCTTTGAGTGGTACATGAAAGCTGCCGACAAAGGGGATATGCAGTCACAGGTCAATGTGGCCAATGCCTATTATTTAGGGGATGGTGTAGAGTCAGATCACCACAAGGCTTTCCTCTGGTATCGCGAGGCAGCCTTCCAAGGACATGTACAGAGTCAGAAGAACTGCGGAGCGGCCTATTGGAACGGTGATGGTGTAGAGAAAGACTTGTCGGAGTGTGCTTTCTGGTATGAGTTGGCAGCCAACGGTGGTGATGCCCAGGCACAGTTTGCCATTGGCTGGTTTCACATGACGGGCAACGGTGTTCCCGTCGATGAGAAGAAAGGTCTGAAATGGATTCACAAAGCCACGTTCCAAGGCTATCAACCCGCCATCGACTACTGCAAGGAACACGGATATAAATGA
- a CDS encoding Sir2 silent information regulator family NAD-dependent deacetylase: protein MFSSTKTATSTSGFSERAQWLKEQIANADYILIGAGSGLSAAAGLDYAGEDFRREFREWIDRYGIADLYSSSFFPFETEEERWAMWAKHIWFSRYRTGALPLYKKLLKMVDGKDYFVITTNVDGQFEMAGFDTHRIFATQGDYCYFQPASGAPKELYHNREWVERALPAIKDCRIPTELIPHTPDGQPVSMNLRCDDTFVEDAHWHEQAQRYSDFVSMAHDKRMLLLEFGVGFNTPVIIRFPFEQMAARFPDTTLVRFNRDYPQLTTQGISRYVAFSEGVEQILYENTVYLP, encoded by the coding sequence ATGTTTTCCTCGACAAAGACCGCGACATCTACCAGCGGCTTCTCTGAACGTGCCCAATGGCTTAAAGAGCAGATTGCCAATGCTGACTATATCCTGATTGGGGCAGGCTCCGGCTTGTCTGCCGCTGCCGGACTTGACTATGCTGGTGAGGACTTCCGCAGGGAGTTCCGCGAGTGGATTGACCGCTATGGCATAGCCGACCTCTATTCTTCGTCATTCTTTCCTTTTGAAACAGAAGAAGAACGCTGGGCTATGTGGGCGAAGCACATCTGGTTCAGCCGCTATCGGACAGGGGCATTGCCGCTATACAAGAAACTACTGAAGATGGTGGACGGTAAAGATTATTTCGTTATCACCACCAATGTTGACGGTCAGTTCGAAATGGCTGGATTTGATACACATCGCATCTTTGCTACGCAGGGCGACTATTGCTATTTCCAGCCAGCATCAGGTGCGCCCAAGGAACTGTATCACAACCGCGAATGGGTGGAACGGGCTTTGCCAGCCATCAAAGACTGCCGCATTCCCACGGAACTGATTCCCCATACCCCCGACGGCCAGCCCGTCAGCATGAATCTCCGCTGTGACGATACTTTCGTGGAGGACGCCCACTGGCATGAGCAGGCACAGCGTTACAGCGATTTCGTCAGCATGGCTCACGACAAGCGGATGCTATTACTGGAGTTTGGTGTAGGTTTCAACACGCCCGTCATCATCCGTTTCCCATTCGAACAGATGGCTGCACGATTCCCTGACACCACGCTTGTCCGCTTCAACCGCGATTATCCCCAGCTGACTACACAAGGCATCAGCCGATACGTGGCTTTCTCCGAAGGCGTGGAGCAAATCCTGTATGAAAATACGGTGTACCTTCCTTGA